One genomic window of Parabacteroides pacaensis includes the following:
- a CDS encoding ExbD/TolR family protein yields the protein MALKRRTKVNESFSMASMTDVIFLLLIFFMVTSTVVIPNAIKVTLPQAKKQTAAKPLTRVTIDSSLNYYVAFGSQKEKRVSFNEIAPFLRESYAKEPEMFVALYADETVPYKEIVKILNIANENKFKMVLATRPQR from the coding sequence ATGGCTCTTAAACGAAGAACAAAAGTAAATGAATCCTTCAGTATGGCTTCTATGACAGACGTCATATTCCTGTTGTTGATTTTCTTTATGGTTACTAGTACGGTGGTAATTCCGAATGCTATCAAAGTAACGCTTCCTCAGGCTAAAAAGCAAACTGCTGCCAAGCCTTTGACCCGTGTTACCATTGATTCGTCTCTTAATTACTATGTCGCTTTTGGTAGCCAGAAGGAAAAAAGGGTTTCTTTTAATGAAATAGCTCCTTTCCTTCGGGAAAGTTATGCAAAAGAACCGGAAATGTTCGTCGCTTTGTATGCTGATGAAACGGTGCCTTATAAGGAAATTGTTAAGATACTTAACATCGCGAACGAAAACAAGTTTAAAATGGTACTTGCCACTCGTCCGCAAAGGTAA
- a CDS encoding energy transducer TonB family protein produces the protein MKFNKDDIYALIGSVGFHLAILLILFFTVLKTVIPEDDGGVLVNFGNINAGAGTFEPKLTGQTPQVTTPPPPPVPTPTPKVEAPKEEVITQDMEESVAIAEEKKKKKEEEKKKKEEELQKQKEEERRRKEEAEKKRQEEERRKKEEAIKNKVAGAFGMGNSSGTSQGDATEGEGNQGSPFSNSDQGENEGVGGYGSFALDGRSIGAGGLPRPAYTAQEEGRIVINITVDPKGNVIFAEIGKGTNIDNASMRKSALEAAKRAKFNSISGANNQSGTITYRYSLK, from the coding sequence ATGAAGTTCAATAAAGATGACATATATGCATTAATCGGCTCGGTTGGTTTCCATCTGGCTATTTTGCTGATTCTTTTTTTCACCGTACTTAAAACAGTGATTCCGGAAGATGACGGAGGCGTGCTGGTAAATTTCGGAAATATAAATGCCGGGGCCGGTACTTTTGAGCCTAAGCTTACGGGACAAACTCCCCAGGTTACAACTCCTCCACCTCCTCCGGTACCAACTCCGACTCCTAAGGTAGAAGCTCCCAAAGAAGAGGTTATTACGCAGGATATGGAAGAGAGCGTAGCTATAGCAGAAGAGAAGAAAAAGAAAAAAGAAGAGGAAAAAAAGAAAAAAGAGGAAGAACTTCAAAAGCAAAAAGAAGAGGAACGCCGCCGGAAAGAAGAGGCTGAAAAGAAACGCCAGGAAGAAGAACGGCGAAAGAAAGAAGAAGCTATTAAAAATAAAGTAGCCGGTGCTTTTGGTATGGGTAATTCTTCCGGAACGAGCCAAGGAGATGCTACGGAAGGTGAAGGCAACCAAGGTAGTCCGTTTAGCAATTCCGATCAAGGCGAAAATGAAGGAGTAGGCGGTTATGGTTCCTTTGCGCTGGACGGTCGTTCTATTGGAGCCGGAGGTTTGCCGCGTCCTGCTTATACCGCTCAGGAAGAAGGGCGTATTGTAATTAACATTACTGTAGATCCTAAAGGAAATGTGATTTTTGCCGAAATAGGGAAAGGTACCAATATCGATAATGCTTCTATGCGGAAAAGCGCATTAGAAGCTGCTAAACGAGCAAAATTTAATAGTATTAGCGGAGCAAATAACCAAAGTGGAACGATTACTTATCGTTATTCATTGAAATAA
- a CDS encoding serine/threonine protein kinase: MNNLLIGSILQNGKYRIKGLLGQGGFGITYLATMKVQVSGSLGKVEVDTNVAIKEFFMKNYCFRENNASDVSVSTADCKDLVGRFQSKFIKEANNLSKLQHPHIIKVIDVFHENSTVYYVMEYIEGSSLEELVKKQGAFPESKALEYIHQIASALDYLHKRYMNHLDVKPANILIGPDNRAILIDFGLAKQYGAEGGQTSSTPIGVSIGYAPIEQSTSSGVEQFSAATDIYSLGATFYKLLTGTTPPSASVVIEDGLPDLPLAISPKVTEAIKQAMMPSRKKRPQSIEKFLALLNLESLEQPINKEYNPKELPDLLGLSFALYFKNKILLYHNGYSYFLDITNASLFSAPLDMNYLKSVASECKIKSLPEFLKKSEVFLGGCEIALFAYSTKKYDYVDYLRFIEPCRSIIPIGSFEKSQIAALGYYYYNGSYLVDSDRTECFIVDKEYCVANMDGGLVEVLDTGLIMNDIEELNENRPGYDAIDDIIIDKENNWVIKGLLAEIGILLGEVKNFILLSVFSYEIFIGEQHPMESTEKITLNIDTTLPVEKNKSIQADLFCNIPAKKTKKIQVSTDSLYMYISRDGISRGKSYPIKLSKYLTEIPSEIEITINIYARCDKVSIGIKTEKEEVEIPLIDLIRE, from the coding sequence ATGAATAATTTGTTAATCGGCTCTATATTGCAGAATGGAAAATATAGAATAAAAGGCTTGTTAGGTCAAGGTGGCTTTGGTATTACTTATCTTGCGACTATGAAGGTTCAGGTAAGTGGTTCATTAGGAAAGGTTGAGGTTGATACGAATGTTGCCATTAAAGAGTTTTTCATGAAAAACTACTGTTTTCGTGAAAATAATGCATCCGATGTTTCTGTTTCTACTGCCGATTGTAAAGATTTGGTGGGACGATTTCAATCTAAATTCATTAAGGAAGCGAATAACTTATCCAAGCTTCAGCATCCACATATTATAAAGGTAATCGATGTATTCCATGAAAATAGTACAGTCTATTATGTGATGGAATATATAGAAGGTAGTTCGTTAGAGGAACTGGTAAAGAAACAAGGGGCTTTTCCGGAGAGTAAGGCATTGGAGTATATTCATCAAATCGCATCCGCTTTGGATTACCTGCATAAACGTTATATGAATCATTTGGATGTCAAGCCTGCTAATATTCTAATCGGTCCGGACAACAGGGCTATATTGATAGATTTCGGGCTGGCTAAACAGTATGGAGCTGAAGGTGGTCAAACCAGTTCTACTCCTATAGGGGTCAGTATCGGTTATGCACCTATAGAACAAAGTACATCATCCGGTGTGGAACAATTTTCCGCTGCAACTGATATTTATTCGTTAGGGGCTACTTTTTATAAATTGTTGACAGGTACAACTCCTCCTTCGGCTTCCGTAGTAATAGAAGACGGACTTCCGGATTTGCCACTAGCGATTAGCCCGAAAGTCACTGAGGCTATAAAGCAGGCAATGATGCCCAGTAGAAAGAAACGTCCGCAAAGTATAGAAAAATTTCTTGCTTTATTGAATCTTGAATCATTGGAACAACCTATAAATAAAGAATATAACCCAAAAGAGTTGCCTGATCTGTTAGGCCTTTCCTTTGCACTTTATTTTAAGAATAAGATATTACTTTATCATAACGGATATTCTTATTTTCTGGATATAACGAATGCTTCTTTATTTAGTGCTCCCTTGGATATGAATTATTTGAAATCTGTAGCGTCTGAATGTAAGATCAAATCGTTACCGGAGTTTTTGAAGAAGTCAGAAGTCTTTTTGGGGGGGTGTGAAATAGCTCTTTTTGCATATTCTACAAAAAAATATGATTATGTGGATTACCTCCGGTTTATAGAACCGTGCCGATCTATTATTCCTATAGGATCGTTTGAGAAATCCCAGATTGCAGCTTTAGGTTATTATTATTATAATGGATCTTATTTAGTAGATAGTGATAGAACCGAATGTTTTATTGTAGATAAGGAGTATTGCGTGGCTAATATGGATGGCGGTCTTGTAGAGGTACTAGATACAGGTCTCATAATGAATGATATAGAAGAATTGAATGAGAATAGACCCGGTTATGATGCAATTGATGATATAATAATTGACAAGGAAAATAATTGGGTAATAAAAGGTTTACTTGCTGAAATCGGTATACTGTTGGGGGAAGTAAAGAATTTTATATTATTGTCTGTCTTTTCTTATGAGATTTTTATTGGAGAGCAGCATCCAATGGAATCAACAGAGAAAATAACGTTAAATATAGATACGACTTTGCCTGTTGAAAAAAATAAATCTATACAAGCTGACCTGTTTTGTAATATTCCAGCTAAAAAGACTAAAAAAATTCAAGTCTCAACAGATAGTTTATATATGTATATAAGTCGGGACGGAATATCTCGTGGAAAATCATATCCTATTAAACTTAGTAAATACCTAACGGAAATACCGTCTGAAATTGAAATAACCATTAATATATATGCGAGGTGTGATAAAGTTTCAATTGGTATAAAGACTGAGAAAGAAGAAGTAGAAATTCCATTAATAGATTTGATTCGGGAATGA
- the galE gene encoding UDP-glucose 4-epimerase GalE, protein MKKKILVTGGTGYIGSHTVVELQNAGYEVVIVDNLSNSNADVVDGIEKISGIRPVFVKLDCNDQDGLRKMFRENEGIEGIIHFAASKAVGESVQKPLMYYRNNIVTLINLLDLMPEFGVKGIVFSSSCTVYGQPDILPVTEDAPIKPALSPYGNTKQINEEIIKDTIHSGVPFKSIILRYFNPIGAHPSAEIGELPNGVPQNLIPYLTQTAIGIRKELSVFGNDYNTPDGSCIRDYINVVDLAKAHVIAMDRMLGNKSEEKVEIFNLGTGRGVSVLELIAAFEKGTGVKVPHKIVGRREGDIEKVWANPEHANKVLGWTAKETVEDTLITAWNWQKKLRERGIQ, encoded by the coding sequence ATGAAAAAGAAAATTTTAGTAACAGGTGGAACAGGATATATCGGTTCACACACTGTAGTAGAATTACAAAACGCCGGATACGAAGTTGTTATTGTGGATAACTTATCAAATTCCAATGCTGATGTAGTAGACGGAATTGAAAAAATATCAGGCATCCGTCCTGTTTTTGTCAAGTTAGATTGTAATGACCAAGACGGGCTTCGCAAGATGTTCCGGGAAAACGAAGGTATTGAAGGAATCATTCATTTTGCAGCTAGTAAGGCTGTAGGCGAATCGGTTCAAAAACCATTGATGTATTATCGCAACAATATTGTTACTTTAATTAATTTATTGGACTTAATGCCGGAATTCGGAGTAAAAGGTATTGTATTCTCTTCTTCTTGTACTGTTTACGGGCAACCGGACATTCTTCCTGTTACAGAAGACGCACCTATCAAGCCTGCTCTTTCTCCTTATGGGAATACAAAACAAATCAACGAAGAAATTATCAAAGATACCATTCACTCGGGAGTTCCTTTTAAGAGTATCATTCTTCGTTATTTCAATCCGATCGGCGCCCATCCGAGTGCGGAAATCGGAGAATTACCGAATGGCGTTCCTCAAAACCTGATTCCTTATCTTACACAAACAGCCATCGGTATTCGGAAAGAGTTAAGTGTGTTCGGGAACGATTACAATACTCCTGACGGATCTTGTATCCGGGATTACATCAATGTAGTAGACCTTGCCAAAGCTCATGTCATTGCCATGGACCGTATGTTAGGTAACAAATCGGAAGAAAAAGTAGAAATTTTCAACTTAGGGACAGGTCGTGGAGTAAGTGTTCTCGAACTGATAGCTGCTTTTGAAAAAGGAACAGGTGTAAAAGTTCCTCATAAGATTGTGGGACGTCGTGAAGGTGATATTGAAAAAGTTTGGGCTAACCCGGAACATGCCAACAAAGTATTAGGATGGACTGCGAAAGAAACGGTTGAAGACACACTGATTACTGCTTGGAACTGGCAAAAGAAATTACGGGAACGCGGGATTCAATAA
- a CDS encoding DJ-1 family glyoxalase III, translating to MKKAFLFLASGFEETEAIGTVDVLRRGSVEVTLVSLTGNKMVEGAHGIEVASDALFEEVDYKDADVLVLPGGMPGTNNLNAHEGLKTLLTRQYEAGKYVAAICAAPIVLGGLGLLKGKKATVYPGFEAQLTGAEVSSDAAVKDGNVITGHGPGLVYQFGLTILEALRGKEVAEETAAGLLL from the coding sequence ATGAAAAAAGCATTTTTATTTTTGGCTTCCGGTTTCGAAGAAACGGAAGCGATTGGGACAGTAGATGTGCTTCGACGTGGAAGTGTGGAAGTTACTCTTGTTTCTCTTACAGGTAATAAAATGGTGGAAGGTGCTCATGGGATTGAGGTTGCTTCCGATGCCCTTTTTGAAGAGGTGGATTATAAAGACGCTGATGTATTAGTGCTTCCGGGAGGAATGCCGGGTACTAATAATTTGAATGCACATGAGGGGCTGAAGACTCTTCTTACACGTCAATATGAAGCAGGGAAATATGTAGCTGCTATTTGTGCTGCTCCTATTGTTTTAGGTGGTTTGGGATTGTTAAAAGGCAAGAAAGCTACTGTTTATCCGGGTTTCGAGGCTCAGTTAACAGGAGCTGAAGTTTCTTCGGATGCAGCAGTTAAAGATGGGAATGTGATTACCGGTCATGGTCCCGGATTAGTTTACCAGTTTGGTCTGACTATTTTAGAAGCTTTAAGAGGAAAAGAGGTAGCAGAGGAAACAGCTGCCGGATTATTGCTTTAA
- a CDS encoding LytR/AlgR family response regulator transcription factor: MKVIILEDEQLTAKKLIRLLKELMPDAEIIGVLQSVSESVEWFANNLMPDLIFMDIHLADNLSFSIFDSMEITCPIIFTTAYDEYALKAFEVNSIDYLLKPVSRSSLQRALDKLNRFTAVHKSQEHIELIKKVADTILRGSASYKSSLLVSIRDRLIPIKVNHIAYIYLKDKNAVAVQYDGTKSRIGGLLDDLMKQLDPVMFYRANRQFIVSKAAVIDITTWFGNRVVINLSVSTPERIVVSRTNVQEFKKWLTE, translated from the coding sequence ATGAAAGTAATCATCCTGGAAGACGAACAACTGACAGCCAAGAAACTGATCCGTTTGTTAAAAGAATTAATGCCTGATGCAGAAATTATCGGGGTATTGCAATCTGTCAGTGAAAGTGTTGAGTGGTTCGCTAATAACCTGATGCCCGATTTGATTTTTATGGACATACATTTGGCGGATAATCTCTCTTTTTCTATATTCGACAGCATGGAAATAACCTGCCCGATCATATTCACTACCGCATACGATGAATACGCTTTGAAAGCGTTTGAAGTAAATAGTATTGACTATCTGCTAAAACCGGTCAGTCGCAGTTCCCTACAACGGGCCCTGGATAAATTGAACCGTTTTACTGCAGTACATAAGTCGCAAGAGCATATCGAATTAATCAAAAAGGTAGCCGATACGATACTCCGAGGATCCGCTTCTTATAAATCATCGCTGTTGGTATCTATTCGTGATAGACTAATCCCTATTAAAGTCAACCATATCGCTTATATTTATCTGAAAGATAAAAATGCTGTAGCAGTACAATATGATGGTACAAAAAGTCGTATTGGCGGCTTACTCGATGACCTGATGAAGCAGCTTGACCCCGTTATGTTCTATCGGGCAAATCGGCAGTTTATTGTATCCAAGGCTGCTGTAATAGACATTACGACTTGGTTTGGCAATCGTGTTGTGATTAATCTTAGTGTGTCTACTCCGGAACGCATCGTTGTAAGTCGAACCAATGTGCAAGAATTCAAGAAGTGGCTGACAGAGTAA
- a CDS encoding sensor histidine kinase, producing the protein MQQKSYMNWQTACCLATFITLMFVLPLFSPLYLKMMGGEMFGFIGSVPKYVSLLYSAGSFFILILLLFVFDFQILKREVVATKRNVSIVGGVSLIVLLFSLIQLFIYNILFTSENVWSTFSGIFGAILLTNLSLALIVVSISYIIYLSEKRQLLALQYESLKVENMQMRYQALKNQVDPHFLFNTMSILDSLVDEDRQRTHEYIQRFSSVYRYILQNKETVTLDEELRFINDYFGLLQVRYGESLQIKITIDNALKNYSVVPLSLQILIENAVKHNVISLRYPLYITIKTTDNHELMVSNNYQPKPMPSTGAGIGLANLSERYMLKWQKNIIIEQTDEVFKVTLPLVPKFLKTT; encoded by the coding sequence ATGCAGCAAAAGAGCTATATGAACTGGCAGACAGCTTGCTGTCTTGCAACCTTTATTACTCTGATGTTTGTGTTACCGCTTTTTTCGCCCCTCTATCTCAAAATGATGGGAGGCGAGATGTTCGGCTTTATTGGTTCCGTGCCCAAATATGTATCTTTACTATATAGTGCCGGAAGCTTTTTTATACTTATACTTTTGCTTTTTGTTTTTGATTTCCAAATATTAAAAAGGGAAGTTGTAGCAACAAAACGAAACGTTTCTATCGTGGGTGGGGTGTCTCTGATTGTACTATTATTCAGCCTTATACAATTATTTATATATAATATCTTATTCACATCAGAGAATGTATGGTCGACTTTTTCCGGAATATTCGGAGCTATTTTACTGACTAATTTATCGCTTGCACTAATCGTCGTATCCATTTCATATATCATTTATTTATCTGAAAAGCGTCAACTATTGGCTCTTCAATATGAATCTCTCAAAGTGGAGAATATGCAGATGCGCTACCAAGCCCTCAAAAATCAAGTCGATCCTCACTTTTTATTTAATACGATGAGTATTCTTGATTCGCTGGTGGATGAAGACAGGCAGAGAACACACGAATATATCCAACGGTTTTCGTCAGTCTATCGCTATATATTACAAAACAAAGAAACGGTGACGCTCGATGAAGAACTGCGTTTCATCAATGACTATTTCGGTCTGCTTCAAGTTCGCTACGGAGAGAGTCTCCAAATTAAAATAACGATAGACAATGCACTAAAAAACTACTCAGTAGTTCCTTTGAGTCTACAGATATTGATAGAGAATGCCGTAAAACATAATGTCATTTCCTTACGATACCCACTTTACATTACCATCAAGACAACCGACAACCATGAACTGATGGTCAGCAACAATTATCAACCTAAACCTATGCCAAGTACAGGTGCGGGTATTGGTCTGGCAAACCTATCCGAACGATATATGTTGAAATGGCAGAAAAACATCATCATTGAGCAGACCGATGAAGTATTCAAAGTAACTTTGCCTTTAGTTCCCAAATTTTTAAAAACCACGTAA
- a CDS encoding winged helix-turn-helix domain-containing protein, whose translation MMNKKIVVNAGIVLQLMNNAHGLTYRELKEKSQFSDKELSMAIGWLACENKILFSSDDDKLYLNGYFYF comes from the coding sequence ATGATGAATAAAAAAATTGTAGTTAATGCAGGCATAGTATTACAACTAATGAACAATGCACACGGACTAACTTATAGGGAGTTAAAAGAGAAAAGCCAATTCTCGGACAAAGAACTGAGTATGGCCATAGGCTGGTTGGCGTGTGAAAATAAAATTTTGTTCTCATCAGATGATGATAAATTGTATCTGAATGGCTACTTTTACTTTTAA
- a CDS encoding efflux RND transporter permease subunit, which translates to MKLIKFAIERPVTTTMLFIALAFFGVMAYMNVGVNMMPKVNSPSIMVTTVLPGATPEELEKSVTEKIEKEVSGLSNLKRVISYSMENVSTVQAEFRASKNENEAMNEVKEKVELAMAEMPQSIERPLIQKTNIADIPVLTIVMSGNKSGKELYDLADNKLRNLFTRINGVTKVNIIGGEKREIKILADMRRAAELGLDLTQAGEAIRAANTKLPGGTYDYDGMNFSIETGLEVSSPQAISELMISHKGYPLSVREFATVSDSIERPKNKSTFHDLKNDLYYSNVVTLNILKEPNANEVKLARAIKEKLPEFEKELPEGVSLSIPYDNSAYTESAVDDALLNVILGIILTGAILYLFIGDYRTVIIVSISIPISLIASFIVLKQLNATLNMMTLMSFAVSIGALISNSIVVIENIIRLKKEGMPIKQAAIEGTSEVTMAVIASTGTNLVVFLPMAMMSSMIGVYFVEYALTISVATVFSLLVSFTLTPMLASVLLKKDLKITKFNRFLDRIFESLSERYGHSLEKLLAKKRRGIILFVSMMAIFIASFGLFKFIDFDFMPKEDMSRVFLEAELPAGYSLQNSSESAKQLEKLMMQYPEVEAIQTVIGEKGIMPKGPNLLKIIAHLSPAAERERSNVQLAEMLKKQLDSIPSVKALVSANGIESGLPISFMLQSENPEDLKATADKVVAALQDMEEISGYEANNRNGNRLIRVIPRQEIVSRLNLTVFDVATAINSAINGIKVGVYKEKGKEYDIRISYNEDDIRDISRIKNIPVLVNGEHYTVERLADISYDISQAQIYHVNKHPTVEFGIMPKDNVSDMEMQGKITRLMDELQPSRSVTVKWAGMAEDMDESLREMSFTLILSILLLYMLIASLLENFWHPFLLLTTLPMAMIGVLVLVFLSGTSMNMLSLIAIITLLGLAVNDSILIYDYNRQLLDRGESLHQATVQSAKTKLKTVIMTSVAIAVGTLPNALEFGGGAGAAFRTPMALVTIGGIITSTILTLYVVPSLFYMVKKRKY; encoded by the coding sequence ATGAAACTTATTAAATTTGCAATAGAACGTCCTGTTACCACCACGATGCTTTTCATTGCATTGGCATTTTTCGGAGTAATGGCTTATATGAACGTAGGTGTCAATATGATGCCAAAGGTGAACAGCCCTTCTATCATGGTTACTACCGTTCTGCCCGGAGCCACTCCCGAAGAGCTGGAAAAGAGTGTGACCGAGAAGATAGAGAAAGAGGTTTCCGGGTTGAGTAACTTGAAACGGGTTATCTCTTACTCAATGGAGAATGTATCGACCGTGCAGGCCGAATTCCGTGCGAGCAAGAACGAGAATGAGGCAATGAACGAAGTGAAGGAGAAAGTGGAGTTGGCTATGGCGGAGATGCCGCAGTCCATTGAACGCCCGTTGATACAGAAAACGAACATTGCCGATATCCCCGTACTCACCATCGTGATGAGCGGCAATAAATCGGGGAAGGAACTCTACGACCTTGCCGACAACAAACTGAGAAACCTCTTTACCCGTATCAACGGTGTCACCAAAGTGAATATCATCGGCGGTGAGAAACGTGAGATTAAAATTCTGGCTGATATGCGCCGCGCTGCCGAATTGGGACTGGATCTCACTCAGGCCGGAGAAGCCATTCGGGCTGCCAATACGAAACTGCCCGGCGGTACGTACGATTACGACGGGATGAACTTTTCCATAGAAACCGGTCTGGAAGTATCTTCTCCACAGGCCATCAGCGAGCTGATGATTTCCCACAAAGGCTATCCGTTGTCTGTCCGGGAGTTTGCCACGGTTAGCGACAGTATCGAACGCCCCAAGAACAAATCTACATTCCATGATTTGAAGAACGACCTGTATTACAGCAATGTCGTAACGCTCAACATACTCAAGGAGCCGAATGCCAATGAAGTGAAATTGGCAAGGGCCATCAAGGAGAAACTCCCGGAATTTGAAAAGGAGTTGCCCGAAGGAGTGTCGCTCAGCATACCGTATGATAATTCGGCTTATACGGAAAGTGCTGTAGATGATGCTTTGCTGAATGTTATTCTCGGCATTATCCTCACGGGTGCCATTCTATACCTTTTTATCGGCGACTACCGCACGGTGATTATCGTGAGTATATCCATTCCGATATCCCTCATAGCCAGCTTCATTGTATTGAAACAACTGAATGCCACGCTCAACATGATGACGCTGATGAGTTTTGCCGTTTCTATCGGGGCGCTGATATCCAATTCCATTGTGGTAATTGAGAATATTATCCGTTTGAAAAAGGAAGGAATGCCCATCAAGCAAGCGGCCATAGAGGGAACGTCCGAAGTGACAATGGCTGTGATTGCTTCTACAGGTACTAATCTGGTGGTTTTTCTGCCAATGGCGATGATGAGTTCTATGATTGGGGTGTACTTTGTGGAGTATGCGCTGACTATCTCCGTCGCTACTGTCTTCTCGTTGCTCGTGTCGTTCACATTGACACCCATGCTTGCCAGCGTTCTATTGAAGAAGGATTTGAAAATTACTAAGTTCAACCGTTTTCTCGACCGTATATTCGAAAGCCTTTCCGAACGTTACGGACATTCGTTGGAAAAGCTTTTGGCAAAAAAACGGCGAGGAATCATACTCTTTGTCTCTATGATGGCAATTTTTATCGCATCTTTCGGCCTGTTTAAATTTATCGACTTCGATTTCATGCCGAAAGAGGACATGAGCCGTGTGTTTTTGGAAGCGGAACTTCCGGCAGGATACTCTCTGCAAAATTCGAGCGAATCTGCCAAGCAACTGGAAAAGCTGATGATGCAATATCCCGAAGTGGAGGCTATCCAAACGGTGATTGGTGAGAAAGGTATCATGCCTAAAGGACCGAATCTGCTGAAAATCATAGCACATCTTTCGCCGGCAGCCGAACGGGAAAGAAGCAACGTACAATTGGCGGAAATGCTGAAGAAGCAACTCGACAGCATCCCGTCGGTCAAGGCATTGGTATCTGCCAACGGTATCGAGAGTGGTTTGCCGATTTCCTTTATGCTGCAATCGGAAAACCCGGAAGACCTCAAAGCCACAGCTGACAAGGTGGTGGCTGCATTGCAGGATATGGAAGAAATCTCCGGCTACGAGGCGAACAACCGGAACGGTAACCGTCTTATCCGTGTCATTCCGCGACAAGAAATTGTTTCGAGACTCAATTTGACTGTATTTGATGTGGCAACCGCTATCAACAGCGCGATAAATGGCATCAAGGTAGGTGTTTACAAAGAGAAAGGAAAGGAGTATGACATTCGTATCAGCTACAACGAAGATGACATCCGTGATATATCCCGCATTAAGAATATTCCCGTTCTGGTGAATGGTGAGCATTACACGGTGGAACGGTTGGCAGACATATCCTACGACATATCCCAGGCACAAATCTATCACGTCAACAAGCACCCCACAGTGGAGTTCGGCATCATGCCCAAAGACAATGTTTCGGATATGGAGATGCAGGGCAAAATCACCCGGTTGATGGACGAACTTCAGCCGTCCAGGTCCGTGACTGTGAAATGGGCGGGTATGGCCGAAGATATGGACGAGTCGTTGCGTGAAATGTCGTTTACATTAATTCTGTCTATCCTATTACTATATATGTTGATAGCTTCGTTGCTTGAAAACTTCTGGCATCCGTTCTTGTTACTTACCACGTTGCCGATGGCTATGATTGGAGTACTGGTGCTTGTCTTCCTTAGTGGAACGTCAATGAATATGCTTTCGCTGATTGCCATCATTACCTTGTTGGGCTTGGCGGTGAACGACAGTATCTTGATATACGATTACAACCGACAATTACTTGACAGGGGAGAATCGCTACACCAAGCCACCGTTCAGTCTGCAAAAACCAAACTGAAAACGGTGATAATGACCAGCGTGGCTATCGCTGTCGGCACATTGCCTAATGCACTTGAGTTTGGTGGAGGTGCAGGTGCAGCTTTCCGTACACCGATGGCATTGGTCACTATCGGCGGGATCATAACCTCAACCATCCTGACACTTTATGTGGTTCCTTCGCTGTTCTACATGGTAAAAAAACGTAAGTATTAA